Below is a genomic region from Sander vitreus isolate 19-12246 chromosome 15, sanVit1, whole genome shotgun sequence.
TTCTTCATTTGCGGTTTGTTTTTCCTCCACCATTTTAACTTCCTTCTCAAGTAAAGGAGACGAAGAGGAGACTCTAGCAGGCCTAGACAAACTCTGTGTTTCACTGCTCGAGGCATTCCTGTCTGTAGCGCCTAATGTAGCAGCACGAGTGTTAGAATTTACGCGTGCAGGACTGGTGGTGATGGTTGTATCATTAggagtatttgtgtgtgtaacgCAAACAGGATCCTCTGTCCTCCCGTGGTTGCTGGAAGCTGCTCGCTCCAAAACAGCCTCGTGGAAAGTAGAGTTGTCACATTCGTAATACGAATCCTCTGAGGTGGTGGACAGAGCGGAGTCCGCTCTTGGTGAGAAATACTCGTCGGGCGAAGGCGTTTGAAAGTCTGGAGTGTATGACCGTGGATCCGGCGTGTGCGTTCGTAAGTCAGAGGTGGGCGTAAGTGGAAGATACCCGTCTGGAGTTGGAGTGCGTATGAGTGAACTTGATTCTCTCTCAGGCGTCATCAAACGTAAGTCTGGCATGAGTTTTTCGGGGAGACGTAAACGCAGGGGTccttcaggtgtgtgtgtgcttccccGTTCTTTAGGAGTTTGTTCCTGAAAGCTGCCATGTGTGTTATGTTTTGCAGCGGGTATGTCGTCTGTTTTGTTGTCTGTGTGGTGTGCTGGTGTGAAACCAGGATTACCTTGTGCGTCTGTGACTGATGTGTGTTTGCTGTCACCAGCACTGTCTTTGGATAAGTGTGTGGAAGAAACAGGAGTGTGTGTTGGAGCTTTTATGGAATCCACAGTTTCTAATGTATCTATATATTGTGGCAACTCACTATATGATATTCTCTGAGGTACATGTGCTCTTGCAAGGTATGTTTTGCCTTCTGTCACACGCTCACTTTTTTCACTTGGTCCTTTAGAAAACTCACAGCCTGTTAAAGCTCTTTCTGGAGCCTTTATCTCTGTCTGTAGTGTGGCTACACAGTCTATCTGTGGGGTTAATTTGCAGTCTATCAACGTCAAAGTCTTGGGCTCGACATCGTTTGGAATAATTTCTTGACTATTCAAACTCTCTGCCTTTGGCGCATCAGCAATGAAAACATCAGACTGTTCTTCTAAGTTGTTTCCAGCGACAAACTGCATTCTTGCAATGTCATCATGTCGTCCAACTATTTCATTCTTTGTCTCTTGGGAAGTCCCACTCTGTTTTTGCCGTAGAGCTCTTTCTGTGTTCTCTGCATCTTTCTGGGCTCCTGTCTCGCTTCCACTGTTTGTTGTCTCAGGCAATTTTTCTGGCGATGTCTGCGCCACGGTTGCTACATCGGGCTCATCATGGACCGCGAGCGGCCCTATGCTCGCCTCAGGCCTCCTGACAACACTTAACTCCGGCAGCTTCTGGCCATTGCCCATGACGCCACCTTTGATAACTAGCTGGAGCGTACGAGGTTTAGGGATGGGTGGGGTTGAGTTCAAACATGGGGATggtgaggaagagggagggggaggattGAGAGTTGTAAGAGAAGAGGTGAAAGGAGGAATGGAGGAAGAAGAGCTGGTGGAAGACAAAGAAGAACAGGAACCGGGAGTCGTGCTTGTAGTAATGGAGACGAGATTgttttcagaaagggaggttgaACTGACAGACGGAGAGCACGTGGCAGAAGTAGAAGAGGAGGACATGTGGCTGTTGACGGTGGGAGTCTGGATGTTAGGAGTCATTTCAGAGAGGTTTTGTGGCTGCGTGTGTGATTCTGTATGTGGCAGCACCGTCTTCGTTTGTGCCTGTGATTCTGTGTTTGAGTCAGTGGGACACAGATGTGAGGCTTGTGTACTGCTCGACTTCAGTACGTGCGACCTGTGCACAGTATCATGTCGTTGTGTGTTTAAAtcactttctgcttcttttttagTGTTCGATCCGGGGAGGGTGGTGACagtttgtgtggtgtgtgaaGGCCTCCCAATGGTAGGAGTGGATGCGTTGCTGCTAGATTGGCGAGGTGTGTGTGCATTGAGAGAAAGTGTGGTGTTGTGGCTTGTATCTTggttggtgggtgtgtctgagTGCCGTTTGTTCTCAATGTTGAGAGTCTTAGTCGTGTCTTTGTTGGATTCACACTTTGGTCCAGATGCAGGTGATTTCTGTGCAGGTGCCTCTGCTTTGCCTTTGACGTCACCAGGCCCTGCATTGACTTGTGTTGGCTGTGCTATGCCTACCAGCGACTCTTCAGCCTTTGTTTTATCTTGTGCTAGTTGGAGTTTATTCATCTCCTCATATTTAGCAGTAAACTGTCTGGGCTTGGCGACTTCTGGCAGGATTTCCTTAGGCATGCTGAATGGACTGCTAAACCTGATTGCTTGGCTGGTTTCAAACATCTCAGATCTCTGTAGATGGACCTGATTCGGTTTGCTGGCATCACGAATGTTAATGAACCCAATTACATCACTAGGGGGATCAGGTTCTGGCCAGGTGGGCAGGTATGACATCAAGCATGCTTTCTCTAGATTGGTGAGTCCGGGGTGGATGGAAGGAGTCTCTTGTATGGCTTCTTTGTCAGCCCTACTCCGCCTCCCCTTCTTGGTTTCTGTGTTCTTGGAATTATTTGGATTTTGGATTTCTTTGGGGCCAGCAGAAGGGGTGGGGCTAGGGTTGCCTAAGGTAACCAGGGCATATTTGGGGCTGTACAGTTTCCTTGCAATATCAGCAGAAAGAGGGGCTACTGAGACTGGCTGTGGGAGGGCCTCCAACTCAGGTTCAGGCTCCGTGGCGACCTTCCGGAGGTCAGCCAAGCTGGAGGTTGAGTAGAGGATGCGAAACAGCCTGTCGAAGGCCTCCACTGTCTGGCCTGTAACCACGGTGATGAGACTTGTGTCCAGACGCGATGACATCCAAGTGAAACTACAGAACATACAGCAAATACAAAGTTAGACTACTTTGAAGTAAAACAAAGACATTGCAAAACAAActtaataaaaagtataaacagCAATAACTGAACCAGGCTGACAACTGGGGCAACTATGCACATATGTGGATGGTGAACAGCCTCCAATTAACCTGAAGTGCAGAGCCAAAAGTAAATGCATATTTGTCCAACTACTTAGGgactgtacagtaaatgcatttgtttttgttgtaaattgaataataataatgctacCGAACATGAACAGATTTTCTTTATTCGCATCTATCCATgccacaaacaaagacaggcaCAGCACACAGAGATaatctgttcacacacacacacacacacacacacacacacacacacacacacacacacacacacacacagtgtgtgagtgtgttcacTGACCTGTACGACCCAGACACAGCTTTGTCGCCATCAATGAACATGAATCTGTGTCCCATTCGCCCTGTGACTTTGGTGCAGGACCGAGTGTAGAACTCTGCTCCATCTGTGCAGCGTACACGAAGGTTCTGTAACACACATTGATAGATGTCATATCTTCTCCAGATTCAGAGCTAACTTTATAACCTGGGACCTGCGTGATGTAGAGTTGCAAAACAATGACAAGGAAAACTAACCAGAAATTACAATCACAACAAATATTCATAGCATTTAGTATCAAGCATACAAAGAACAAAAgttattttcataatttcttGAGGTGAGGTTATCTTTCTTTTGGAATATTTATTGGCTGATTGATGGCCAgggtactgtatgtgtaaataaaatgaaaagggCAGGCATACTGCACAGACCTGTGTACTGTCTTACCAGCATCATCCTCTAACTACTGTAATGTGATTAAAGCATTAAATTATGCTCACAATGACACTTGTAAAGCACATGTTATGTAGACAGAATACCAATTTGGACATACATGTGTTTTAAGCCAAATGTTCTCAAACTATGCTGACGTTTTTCACGTGCACATCTAaccctaaaaaaaagaagctttaacAAACTGTAGTCTGTATGTGTAACCCACAACTGTTTGTTAGAAATATAAggcctttttaataaaaaactgTGTTGCCATACTTAGACAGTAGGAGCAGTAACGTACCACTTTCCGCCCTAAATTTAAGCACATCGCTCCGCTGTTTCAAACTGCTGATCAATTACACATACCACATCCAATGTATGTTACTCTTACACAAACAACATGATGTTAAGTCCCATGGATTCTGAGTTAACCTCTATCTTTTCTTGATTAGAGTGCTGCATTTCACACCATGGACCACACCATTCTCGTCAATTGTCTCGACCTTTGTTGGTCTGTGTTGGAGCTTGCCCGCTTTGCTTATCTCTGTCTGACAAACACGGCACATATACTGTAAAAGATACTTCTGTATCAGGCTTTCCTCCAATTAAAACCTGGTGTCCTGCAGGGCTCAGTTCTCTGTCCACTTAAGATGCTTCCTGCATTGGAAAGCAAAAAAGACTGTTACTTTCTTGTTTGGTCCAGCCAGATAAggttgtcttttgaaaatgtttccaTAATCCATGATGGCAACACAATCTCATAGTTTAGAATTTAGTGtgatggatttatttttttgttgcatagTGCACATATAAGCAAAGCCACCCTGACGGGCCTCCAGGTGTGACATGTACTAAAGTTCATGATAATAAATGGATAGTACAGTTCATGGTGCTGTATACCTTTCAGATAAGAGATTACACATGAAAGGTACCTTAAGCTAAACACTTTGTCTCAGTTCTCTCACTCTGACTCActtcatttctttgtttcttctaccctcctttcttttctttctataGAACAGACTTGCTTACCAACATCTGTACGAAAATACACTATTTATAAAATATACTAATTTTGGCATAGACATATGCAGCCCTTTTTTGATGGAATTTGGTTCCCTTGGTTTCCCATAATCCATTCTTTGTCCCCAGTTGTTTATTGGAGTGTTCACGTAGTCCTTAAAAACTAGGAAACTGAAACATCATGTGATGCAGGTGTTTAGTTTACGTTGGTGATGAGTGAATGGTACATATACAAGCAGCCCTACATAGTGTAAATAATAGACCTTGAATATGGGGTTTATTTTGTCCGTTAAATGCAAGGAAATGTGGGATCACAAACCGTTAAACAAAAACTGCAACCCAAAATCCCTATCATTCCAAAATATGGCAAATACATACAATGTGATATGTAAAGTGAAATACAGCTTCAGCTTGACTGTGTTGTCTACCTGACATTGTTTGGTAGTAGATGTCCAGCTCTTGATAGGCTGTTTGAGGTCCCCCTAGAACATTTGACTAACACACCATTACTTTGGTTGTTGTGAGTTTAGATAAGGCCTTTAGGTCCGCTGAAAGACACAACTTCATGAGCCACGTCTGTACAGAGGGGCCAGGTTCTGAACAATGCAGAATGCAGCCAACAAGTTATATAACCAGTTGTCTTGATGCAGCAGATTATTTCTGGTGTGGCTTGTCTCACAGCAgaaatttttttttcccttcctctTTTGGTCACACCCTTAACTCTTTTTCCCTCAGTACATTCCTTTTGACAACTGATTTGATAAAATCAGCAAATTGCATTTCTCTGCGTGTGTATTCAGCTCTAAACTGTATGTTAAGTGGTTGTGCCAGAAAGAATTTTATGtgaaaaaacaaccaccaaacACACTAAAATTGCAGAGTGTACAGAGCTACAGAGAACAACATCCAAACTAACTGAGACACTGTGGATTTgttcattttacaaaaatactcTCTGTCCACATCCGAAAGGGTCAAGGGTCACTGTTATAGAGTTGAAACCCCCCTCTGACTGAAGAGTAAGAAGAATCTGGCACCACTTATCTGATCCTCCTccttcctgtctatccactccTCCACCTACTACCTCTTGTCACTTATGGTGCACAGTGAAAACTCACATTAGTCACATCTGTCTTCTACTCTTCTGCGAATCATCCTCAATTCAGCATCCCAGACTTCAGTCCCCGACGTATTGGGAGAGTTTGCGTTAGCTGCGTATCACTGTTCCTGGTCATAACCAGGCCACTTGTACAACTGTACCCTGGGCTATCACATTTTTTGTGATGCCACATAGTAGCCACAGTGACAGGATTCTGTCAGAGACTTGCGTAGAAGGATACAGGACAGTTTAATAGGCAGATCCCAGCACAGACACAGTATATGACCGAGATATGGATATGCAAGGTTTTTATGGCCAAGTGTATAGTAGCTCTAAGTATGCCAGCTGTCAAACACGTCTCGTTGAGCTCCATAAAAACCCTGGATCTCTTTGTTAACACCGCGTTGTGAGCAAGTGaaccacacagcagcttaaaaaaataaatatcaccTATAACGATATTTGCTCTGATTACAAGTGTCAACATGTGACGCCAGCAGAGGtgatttgggttaaaataacaaCTGCTTTGCATGTATTTCTGCAACATTTCTCAAGTGTACCATGCCTGAGCGGTACACCTGTGCTACAGAATATTGTACAAAATGGGAAACCATTCAAGGCAAGCTGTGACACCGGCTTTGTTGTCCTAATGCATAGCCATTCTGTGATCAAACATTTGACTAATTCAAATGTAAGGCAACTTCAGGCCAGAGTGCACAGTGCAGCTGCATTACTGTCGGCAGGTTTGCACACTGTATTTGGGGCCAAAAACATGATTGAGACTaagaatgtaaataaaaacaacaaaataccaGATATTTCAAAAAGCAGGCAGTTGCAATGAGAATAAAACAGGTAGAAAACCTCACAGCATTGCgcaaatgcatgtgtgtgtttctagtaACATCTCTTGAGGTCTCTTAAATACAGATTTCTGCTTCTTCAATGTATCACTTCTTCCTTCCGAATACTGATCCAAACCACTATTTATCTCAACAGTAAAttaaactttgaaaaataatAAGTCGGGTTGGGAACCTTCGTGGAAATGATCCAACCCCTCCTCTACTGTATATTGGGTTATCTAAATGATTCTCATATAGCAAGGAGGAACAACGCAGCAGCACTGAAGCAAGCAAGTACAAAGTCTGACTTCCACTTACCAAATACTGCACTGTTAAATGCTAACCATTATTGGCCTGTTAGggttgttgaaatgaatcactgAATCGATGCATCGTGATGCGGACatggacgattctgcatcgatgcagtggtGCCATAATcaattattgcctactgatgttgcttgttgattttccagGCGCTCCATCTTTTgtgtttgccttttgtctgttgtctgctgtgttcagacttgATTACATTCAGGTAGTGTCTTTTTTAGGAGcaagatacaataaaaaaggggagttcatatatatatatatatatatatatatatatatacgactTTACGAATTTAGTTTATAAAAAATCAAGTGTAGCAATACATAATAATgttgaggaggtgacgcatcgtgTTGATATCGAATCAATTCGAATCGtcgacaggataatcgtaatcgaatcgtgagaccagtaaAGAGTCACACCCCTATGGCCTATCATCTACAGAAACATTTTTATAGGCTGACTTGGCACCTTGATTTGACCTTGATTGAAGATTAAGTCAAGAATACAATTCATTGAAGATAGCGTTGTATTTTGTCTTACTTACTTCTGTGTGTCCCAACATgcctaaaatgtgttttataacTTGTGTTTTTCATGGTAACCGGCCAATTACGAGAATTATCTATGGTACAGTGCCAGCTGGGAGGTTTTGCTGGTTGTTATGGAActctggtgagtgtgtgtgtgtgtgtgtgtgtgtgtgtgtgtgtgtgtgtgtgggtgtgtgggtgtgagagagagagacatagagagagagagaaagaaagaaagaaagaaagaaagaaagaaagaaagaaagagatgacATGTGCTTTCATTTATCCATGCTAAT
It encodes:
- the LOC144529596 gene encoding uncharacterized protein LOC144529596 isoform X3, whose amino-acid sequence is MALSQIQCLDDNHVNPRRHESKPEFLYCEDQRLALETFLRHGREAFVKYLEARGLRGFLSDPELETLAEVVKPYDPGTDLFPENAEDDEPPLSLHYWPDLSDTSIPQMDLGWPDSASYRGVTRTTVYAQPPLEGQAHIKEVVRKMIAQAQKVIAVVMDVFTDVDIFRDLLDAGFKRKVSVYILLERTTLPHFLSMCQRANMHAGHLKNLRVRCTDGAEFYTRSCTKVTGRMGHRFMFIDGDKAVSGSYSFTWMSSRLDTSLITVVTGQTVEAFDRLFRILYSTSSLADLRKVATEPEPELEALPQPVSVAPLSADIARKLYSPKYALVTLGNPSPTPSAGPKEIQNPNNSKNTETKKGRRSRADKEAIQETPSIHPGLTNLEKACLMSYLPTWPEPDPPSDVIGFINIRDASKPNQVHLQRSEMFETSQAIRFSSPFSMPKEILPEVAKPRQFTAKYEEMNKLQLAQDKTKAEESLVGIAQPTQVNAGPGDVKGKAEAPAQKSPASGPKCESNKDTTKTLNIENKRHSDTPTNQDTSHNTTLSLNAHTPRQSSSNASTPTIGRPSHTTQTVTTLPGSNTKKEAESDLNTQRHDTVHRSHVLKSSSTQASHLCPTDSNTESQAQTKTVLPHTESHTQPQNLSEMTPNIQTPTVNSHMSSSSTSATCSPSVSSTSLSENNLVSITTSTTPGSCSSLSSTSSSSSIPPFTSSLTTLNPPPPSSSPSPCLNSTPPIPKPRTLQLVIKGGVMGNGQKLPELSVVRRPEASIGPLAVHDEPDVATVAQTSPEKLPETTNSGSETGAQKDAENTERALRQKQSGTSQETKNEIVGRHDDIARMQFVAGNNLEEQSDVFIADAPKAESLNSQEIIPNDVEPKTLTLIDCKLTPQIDCVATLQTEIKAPERALTGCEFSKGPSEKSERVTEGKTYLARAHVPQRISYSELPQYIDTLETVDSIKAPTHTPVSSTHLSKDSAGDSKHTSVTDAQGNPGFTPAHHTDNKTDDIPAAKHNTHGSFQEQTPKERGSTHTPEGPLRLRLPEKLMPDLRLMTPERESSSLIRTPTPDGYLPLTPTSDLRTHTPDPRSYTPDFQTPSPDEYFSPRADSALSTTSEDSYYECDNSTFHEAVLERAASSNHGRTEDPVCVTHTNTPNDTTITTSPARVNSNTRAATLGATDRNASSSETQSLSRPARVSSSSPLLEKEVKMVEEKQTANEEEGGREEDENGRKLSVAERRTEGDKQGTERRGSEEAKRTADHFKQGKDSKEAVEKNEEAQYQPPKRKMVLNHSAAGRAVDGGVTPEELTNDRTELKQLATGDLQPKKASSEEKRADEEKAVDKAPLGPNSVERRDRPHSATETDGQKV
- the LOC144529596 gene encoding uncharacterized protein LOC144529596 isoform X1, with product MALSQIQCLDDNHVNPRRHESKPEFLYCEDQRLALETFLRHGREAFVKYLEARGLRGFLSDPELETLAEVVKPYDPGTDLFPENAEDDEPPLSLHYWPDLSDTSIPQMDLGWPDSASYRGVTRTTVYAQPPLEGQAHIKEVVRKMIAQAQKVIAVVMDVFTDVDIFRDLLDAGFKRKVSVYILLERTTLPHFLSMCQRANMHAGHLKNLRVRCTDGAEFYTRSCTKVTGRMGHRFMFIDGDKAVSGSYSFTWMSSRLDTSLITVVTGQTVEAFDRLFRILYSTSSLADLRKVATEPEPELEALPQPVSVAPLSADIARKLYSPKYALVTLGNPSPTPSAGPKEIQNPNNSKNTETKKGRRSRADKEAIQETPSIHPGLTNLEKACLMSYLPTWPEPDPPSDVIGFINIRDASKPNQVHLQRSEMFETSQAIRFSSPFSMPKEILPEVAKPRQFTAKYEEMNKLQLAQDKTKAEESLVGIAQPTQVNAGPGDVKGKAEAPAQKSPASGPKCESNKDTTKTLNIENKRHSDTPTNQDTSHNTTLSLNAHTPRQSSSNASTPTIGRPSHTTQTVTTLPGSNTKKEAESDLNTQRHDTVHRSHVLKSSSTQASHLCPTDSNTESQAQTKTVLPHTESHTQPQNLSEMTPNIQTPTVNSHMSSSSTSATCSPSVSSTSLSENNLVSITTSTTPGSCSSLSSTSSSSSIPPFTSSLTTLNPPPPSSSPSPCLNSTPPIPKPRTLQLVIKGGVMGNGQKLPELSVVRRPEASIGPLAVHDEPDVATVAQTSPEKLPETTNSGSETGAQKDAENTERALRQKQSGTSQETKNEIVGRHDDIARMQFVAGNNLEEQSDVFIADAPKAESLNSQEIIPNDVEPKTLTLIDCKLTPQIDCVATLQTEIKAPERALTGCEFSKGPSEKSERVTEGKTYLARAHVPQRISYSELPQYIDTLETVDSIKAPTHTPVSSTHLSKDSAGDSKHTSVTDAQGNPGFTPAHHTDNKTDDIPAAKHNTHGSFQEQTPKERGSTHTPEGPLRLRLPEKLMPDLRLMTPERESSSLIRTPTPDGYLPLTPTSDLRTHTPDPRSYTPDFQTPSPDEYFSPRADSALSTTSEDSYYECDNSTFHEAVLERAASSNHGRTEDPVCVTHTNTPNDTTITTSPARVNSNTRAATLGATDRNASSSETQSLSRPARVSSSSPLLEKEVKMVEEKQTANEEEGGREEDENGRKLSVAERRTEGDKQGTERRGSEEAKRTADHFKQGKDSKEAVEKNEEAQYQPPKRKMVLNHSAAGRAVDGGVTPEELTNDRTELKQLATGDLQPKKASSEEKRADEEKAVDKAPLGPNSVERRDRPHSATETDGQKLLHTSPKTTRGQQQDSGGSFPSRPSRPPRPLSATQPRPWGSRQLNQAESNALQSSFPVLDNTSSPRKPPSTPPLPVTARAVGSAAGRKQAKAPHGQHSLLFQQPLAAQGRTVVGQSQNQHPYPKSPASFRHTYSNREAQLHPPSHNQTASLREACRQEEASAPFSFTFSRLYNLKGLKDKMSKLPAQSKRGRANSPVQGRKSSS
- the LOC144529596 gene encoding uncharacterized protein LOC144529596 isoform X2, with translation MALSQIQCLDDNHVNPRRHESKPEFLYCEDQRLALETFLRHGREAFVKYLEARGLRGFLSDPELETLAEVVKPYDPGTDLFPENAEDDEPPLSLHYWPDLSDTSIPQMDLGWPDSASYRGVTRTTVYAQPPLEGQAHIKEVVRKMIAQAQKVIAVVMDVFTDVDIFRDLLDAGFKRKVSVYILLERTTLPHFLSMCQRANMHAGHLKNLRVRCTDGAEFYTRSCTKVTGRMGHRFMFIDGDKAVSGSYSFTWMSSRLDTSLITVVTGQTVEAFDRLFRILYSTSSLADLRKVATEPEPELEALPQPVSVAPLSADIARKLYSPKYALVTLGNPSPTPSAGPKEIQNPNNSKNTETKKGRRSRADKEAIQETPSIHPGLTNLEKACLMSYLPTWPEPDPPSDVIGFINIRDASKPNQVHLQRSEMFETSQAIRFSSPFSMPKEILPEVAKPRQFTAKYEEMNKLQLAQDKTKAEESLVGIAQPTQVNAGPGDVKGKAEAPAQKSPASGPKCESNKDTTKTLNIENKRHSDTPTNQDTSHNTTLSLNAHTPRQSSSNASTPTIGRPSHTTQTVTTLPGSNTKKEAESDLNTQRHDTVHRSHVLKSSSTQASHLCPTDSNTESQAQTKTVLPHTESHTQPQNLSEMTPNIQTPTVNSHMSSSSTSATCSPSVSSTSLSENNLVSITTSTTPGSCSSLSSTSSSSSIPPFTSSLTTLNPPPPSSSPSPCLNSTPPIPKPRTLQLVIKGGVMGNGQKLPELSVVRRPEASIGPLAVHDEPDVATVAQTSPEKLPETTNSGSETGAQKDAENTERALRQKQSGTSQETKNEIVGRHDDIARMQFVAGNNLEEQSDVFIADAPKAESLNSQEIIPNDVEPKTLTLIDCKLTPQIDCVATLQTEIKAPERALTGCEFSKGPSEKSERVTEGKTYLARAHVPQRISYSELPQYIDTLETVDSIKAPTHTPVSSTHLSKDSAGDSKHTSVTDAQGNPGFTPAHHTDNKTDDIPAAKHNTHGSFQEQTPKERGSTHTPEGPLRLRLPEKLMPDLRLMTPERESSSLIRTPTPDGYLPLTPTSDLRTHTPDPRSYTPDFQTPSPDEYFSPRADSALSTTSEDSYYECDNSTFHEAVLERAASSNHGRTEDPVCVTHTNTPNDTTITTSPARVNSNTRAATLGATDRNASSSETQSLSRPARVSSSSPLLEKEVKMVEEKQTANEEEGGREEDENGRKLSVAERRTEGDKQGTERRGSEEAKRTADHFKQGKDSKEAVEKNEEAQYQPPKRKMVLNHSAAGRAVDGGVTPEELTNDRTELKQLATGDLQPKKASSEEKRADEEKAVDKAPLGPNSVERRDRPHSATETDGQKYSVQRTPVM